In one Pseudodesulfovibrio tunisiensis genomic region, the following are encoded:
- the pheS gene encoding phenylalanine--tRNA ligase subunit alpha: MEGLDSLVRDCEGRGQACSLKELDEIRIEFLGRKGKLAQSMSLLGKLDNSDKPAAGKKANEVKTFITDLLDKWQAGLLAAEKSQTLERFDPTMPGRKPWAGSLHPVTLVMDEICEVLTGLGFEHAAGPEVENDWHNFEALNIPPEHPARDMQDTLYVSDKIVLRTHTSGMQIRSMLGRKPPLAIIAPGKVYRRDSDLTHTPMFHQIEGLLVDTNVSMADLRGTLTVFVRQLFGQGTEVRFRPSFFPFTEPSAEVDISCVMCGGKGEIHGETCRVCKGTGWVEILGCGMIDPNVFKSVGYDSELYTGFAFGLGVERVAMLKYGIGDLRMFFENDVRFLEQFA; the protein is encoded by the coding sequence ATGGAAGGGCTGGACAGCCTGGTCCGCGACTGTGAAGGTCGCGGCCAGGCTTGTTCGTTAAAGGAACTGGATGAGATCCGGATCGAATTCCTCGGGCGAAAGGGCAAGCTGGCCCAGTCCATGAGCCTTCTCGGCAAGCTGGACAATTCGGACAAGCCTGCTGCCGGGAAGAAGGCCAACGAGGTAAAGACGTTCATTACCGACCTGCTGGACAAGTGGCAGGCCGGTCTTCTGGCTGCGGAAAAGAGCCAGACTCTGGAACGCTTCGATCCCACCATGCCGGGCCGCAAACCCTGGGCCGGTTCCCTTCACCCCGTGACTCTGGTCATGGACGAGATTTGCGAAGTGCTGACCGGCCTCGGTTTCGAGCACGCCGCAGGTCCGGAAGTGGAAAACGACTGGCACAATTTCGAGGCCCTCAACATTCCCCCCGAGCACCCGGCTCGGGACATGCAGGACACCCTCTACGTCTCGGACAAGATCGTGCTGCGGACCCATACTTCGGGCATGCAGATCAGAAGCATGCTCGGCCGCAAGCCGCCCCTGGCCATCATCGCCCCGGGCAAGGTCTACCGCCGGGATTCCGACCTGACCCACACCCCCATGTTTCACCAGATCGAGGGACTGCTCGTGGACACCAACGTGTCCATGGCCGACCTGCGCGGCACGTTGACCGTGTTCGTGCGCCAGTTGTTCGGTCAGGGCACCGAAGTTCGGTTCCGCCCCAGTTTCTTTCCGTTCACCGAGCCCAGCGCCGAAGTGGACATCTCCTGCGTGATGTGCGGCGGCAAGGGCGAGATTCACGGCGAGACCTGCCGTGTCTGCAAGGGCACCGGCTGGGTCGAGATTCTCGGCTGCGGGATGATCGATCCGAACGTGTTCAAGTCCGTGGGCTATGATTCGGAGCTGTACACCGGCTTCGCGTTCGGTCTCGGCGTGGAGCGCGTGGCCATGCTCAAGTACGGCATCGGCGACCTGCGCATGTTCTTCGAAAACGACGTCCGTTTTCTGGAACAGTTCGCCTAG
- the rplT gene encoding 50S ribosomal protein L20 has protein sequence MRVKRGVAAKRRHNKYLKLAKGYRGAGSRLYRTARERVEKALAKAYRDRKRKKREFRKLWIMRINAAARVHGLSYSRFMSGLKKAGIELNRKVLADMAVRDKEVFAKIAEAAKAKVK, from the coding sequence ATGAGAGTCAAGCGTGGAGTGGCCGCCAAGAGGCGCCACAACAAGTATCTGAAGCTGGCCAAAGGCTACCGTGGCGCCGGCAGCCGCCTGTACCGCACCGCTCGCGAGCGTGTTGAAAAGGCCCTTGCAAAGGCCTACCGTGATCGCAAGCGCAAGAAGCGCGAGTTCAGGAAGCTCTGGATCATGCGCATCAACGCTGCTGCCCGTGTGCACGGCCTGTCCTACAGCCGATTCATGAGTGGTCTGAAGAAGGCCGGCATCGAGCTGAACAGGAAAGTCCTGGCCGACATGGCGGTCCGCGACAAGGAAGTGTTCGCCAAGATCGCCGAGGCCGCAAAAGCCAAGGTTAAGTAG
- the rpmI gene encoding 50S ribosomal protein L35 — protein MPKIKTRRAAAKRFSRTGSGEFKRRRKNLRHILTKKNAKRRRRLGQTTTVDGANKKAVRRMLPNG, from the coding sequence ATGCCGAAGATCAAGACCAGAAGGGCTGCTGCCAAGCGCTTCAGCCGGACCGGCAGCGGCGAATTCAAACGCCGCAGGAAGAACCTCAGGCACATCCTGACCAAGAAGAACGCCAAGAGAAGGCGTCGTCTGGGTCAGACCACTACCGTGGACGGTGCCAACAAGAAGGCCGTCCGCCGCATGCTGCCCAACGGCTAG
- the infC gene encoding translation initiation factor IF-3, whose translation MAFKRRASNRGGRKEDPVRRNERIRIPKVRVVDEQGEQLGVIATREALQIARERGYDLVEVAPNADPPVCKIMDYGKFKYEQQKRQQEAKKKQTVIKIKEVKFRPKTDEHDYQTKLKKILTFLEGGDRCKVTIFFRGREIVHKDRGLMVLDRVVEDTQEIAKVESKPASEGRTMTMLLSPFKK comes from the coding sequence ATAGCTTTTAAGCGCAGAGCCTCTAACCGGGGGGGCCGCAAGGAAGATCCGGTAAGGCGTAACGAGAGAATCCGCATCCCCAAGGTGCGGGTTGTGGATGAACAGGGGGAACAGCTCGGGGTGATTGCCACCCGCGAGGCCCTGCAGATTGCCCGGGAACGGGGGTACGATCTTGTCGAGGTCGCGCCCAATGCCGACCCGCCGGTCTGCAAGATCATGGATTACGGCAAGTTCAAGTATGAACAGCAGAAGCGTCAGCAGGAAGCCAAGAAGAAGCAGACCGTAATCAAGATCAAGGAAGTCAAATTTCGCCCCAAGACCGACGAGCACGATTACCAGACCAAGCTCAAGAAGATTCTCACGTTTCTTGAGGGCGGTGATCGCTGCAAGGTCACCATCTTTTTCAGGGGCCGCGAAATCGTCCACAAGGACCGCGGCCTGATGGTCCTGGACCGTGTTGTCGAGGACACTCAGGAGATCGCAAAGGTGGAAAGCAAGCCGGCATCGGAAGGACGGACCATGACCATGCTGCTTTCCCCGTTTAAAAAATAA
- the thrS gene encoding threonine--tRNA ligase yields MRIHVSGEEMEIADGASCAEALQQGLSKKQFKKVVAARCGETLLDLSTPVSPGCTTLEPVFGDSEDGLEIIRHSTAHLMAEAVKHLYPSAKVTIGPAVENGFYYDFDFERPFTPEDLEAIEVEMNRSVGANREFSRREVSADEARKFFADLGEDYKLELIDDLGEETYSIYQHGDFADLCRGPHVPRTGVLNAFKLLKVAGAYWRGDEKNKQLQRIYGTAWADPKALKKHLHQLEEAKKRDHRKLGTLLDLFSFQEAGGAGMAYWHPKGALVRTILEDFVTKEQLKRGYELVRGPQILKRELWETSGHYENYRENMYFTEIDEQAYGVKPMNCLAHMLIYNRKLMSYRELPQRYFELGVVHRHEKSGVLHGLMRVRCFTQDDAHIICRPDQLQDEIKGVIKWVQDLMGLFDLECSMELSTRPEKSIGSDEAWELATTSLEEAMKSLDLPYDVNEGDGAFYGPKIDVKVRDCLGREWQCSTVQVDFTLPERFDLSYIGEDGNRHRPVMVHRAIMGSVERFLGILIEHYAGAFPTWFAPVQARILTVTDAQNEFARQVLQLLRDKGIRVEADLRNEKLGYKVREAQVEKIPYMLVVGDKEVEAGSVNVRSRDGDDPGMQSLEDAVQLILDDAQAPFKRGGMSYSF; encoded by the coding sequence GTGCGCATCCACGTTTCTGGAGAGGAGATGGAAATCGCTGACGGTGCATCCTGCGCCGAGGCCCTGCAACAGGGGCTTTCCAAAAAACAGTTCAAGAAGGTCGTGGCCGCCCGCTGCGGCGAGACCCTGCTTGATCTGAGCACTCCTGTCTCTCCCGGATGCACAACTCTCGAGCCTGTCTTCGGAGATTCCGAGGATGGGCTGGAAATCATTCGTCACTCCACGGCCCATCTGATGGCGGAAGCCGTCAAACACCTGTATCCTTCGGCCAAGGTGACCATCGGTCCCGCCGTTGAAAACGGGTTCTATTACGATTTCGATTTCGAACGTCCCTTCACTCCCGAGGATCTCGAGGCCATCGAGGTGGAGATGAACCGCTCCGTGGGCGCGAACAGGGAATTTTCGCGCCGCGAGGTCTCGGCAGACGAGGCCCGCAAGTTCTTTGCCGATCTGGGCGAGGACTACAAGCTGGAGCTCATCGACGATCTGGGCGAGGAGACGTATTCCATTTATCAGCACGGCGACTTCGCGGACCTGTGCCGCGGACCTCACGTGCCCCGGACCGGCGTGCTCAACGCCTTCAAGTTGCTCAAGGTTGCCGGCGCGTACTGGCGCGGCGACGAGAAGAACAAGCAGCTTCAGCGCATCTACGGCACTGCCTGGGCCGATCCCAAGGCGCTCAAGAAGCATCTGCATCAGCTTGAGGAAGCCAAGAAGCGCGACCATCGCAAGCTCGGTACCCTGCTTGATCTGTTCAGCTTTCAGGAAGCTGGCGGCGCGGGCATGGCCTACTGGCACCCCAAGGGCGCTCTGGTTCGCACCATTCTCGAGGATTTCGTCACCAAGGAGCAGCTCAAGCGCGGCTACGAACTTGTGCGCGGTCCCCAGATTCTGAAACGCGAACTCTGGGAAACCTCGGGCCATTACGAAAATTACCGTGAAAACATGTATTTCACGGAGATTGATGAGCAGGCCTACGGCGTGAAGCCCATGAACTGCCTGGCCCACATGCTCATCTACAACCGGAAGCTCATGAGCTACCGGGAACTTCCCCAACGGTATTTCGAGCTGGGCGTGGTGCATCGGCACGAAAAATCGGGCGTGCTGCACGGCCTGATGCGTGTGCGGTGCTTCACTCAGGACGACGCGCACATCATCTGTCGTCCGGACCAGCTTCAGGACGAGATCAAGGGCGTGATCAAATGGGTGCAGGACCTCATGGGCCTGTTCGATCTGGAATGCAGCATGGAGCTCAGCACCCGTCCGGAAAAGTCCATCGGCTCGGACGAGGCGTGGGAACTGGCTACCACTTCCCTGGAAGAGGCCATGAAATCCCTTGATCTGCCCTACGATGTCAATGAAGGCGACGGGGCGTTCTACGGCCCCAAGATCGACGTCAAGGTGCGGGACTGCCTGGGTCGCGAATGGCAGTGCTCCACCGTGCAGGTCGATTTTACCTTGCCTGAACGTTTTGACTTGAGTTACATCGGTGAGGATGGTAACCGCCATCGCCCGGTCATGGTTCACCGTGCCATCATGGGGTCTGTCGAGCGTTTTCTCGGCATTCTCATCGAGCACTACGCGGGCGCGTTCCCCACTTGGTTCGCCCCGGTGCAGGCCAGAATCCTGACCGTGACCGACGCCCAGAACGAGTTTGCCCGCCAAGTCTTGCAATTGCTGCGAGATAAGGGTATTCGCGTCGAGGCAGACCTTCGAAACGAGAAGTTGGGCTACAAGGTACGGGAGGCCCAGGTCGAAAAGATCCCGTACATGTTGGTGGTCGGTGATAAAGAGGTTGAGGCCGGGTCGGTCAACGTCCGCTCCCGCGACGGTGATGATCCCGGGATGCAGTCTTTGGAAGACGCTGTGCAGTTGATCCTTGACGACGCGCAGGCGCCGTTCAAACGTGGAGGAATGAGCTATAGCTTTTAA
- the recJ gene encoding single-stranded-DNA-specific exonuclease RecJ — MPCIWKPRGEKPPASIATVAEDLSISPLVAEILWTRGLRNAEEMDRFLSPMLRHMAPPDCIPGLIEAADVIAKAVADGGRIAVWGDYDVDGITSTALLKDFFARRGMDILYHLPNRLEEGYGMNVEGVGALREQGADILLTVDCGISDIAPVARARELGMTVVVTDHHLPGETLPDAHAVCDPRLGPDDSPCADLAGVGVAFMLAAALNSRLPGDRIDIRCLLDFVALGTIADVVRLTNQNRILVKNGLLLIKEAKRPGIAALKLVSDYDRHAELGAGQIGFNLAPRINAAGRMGDPGKALDLLLAEDMETAMPIAEELNRVNAERRLQEQVITTEALGQAKKMRDRAGLVLFAEHWHPGIIGIVASRVVEKHYKPTLMLCAPENGNGLIKGSGRSISEFDLFGGLNAVSDLLAGFGGHKLAAGLSMEPDNLEALRDAFDKAVTDEIGPHPLTPTLKLDRELPFSLIDNTLLRELELLQPFGMGNPEPVFASAPVKVAEYRVFGREREHLKLVLADAETGARLPAKLWRMAGELPSDVLGETMRFAFTPKIDRYNGIPSIDLRIRDWLT; from the coding sequence TTGCCCTGTATCTGGAAACCTCGCGGCGAAAAGCCGCCTGCGTCGATCGCCACTGTTGCCGAAGATCTGTCCATATCTCCACTCGTAGCTGAAATTCTCTGGACGCGCGGTCTGCGCAATGCCGAGGAAATGGATCGTTTCCTGTCCCCCATGCTGCGGCACATGGCTCCGCCGGACTGCATTCCGGGCCTGATCGAGGCTGCGGACGTGATTGCCAAGGCTGTTGCCGATGGTGGCAGGATTGCCGTGTGGGGCGACTACGACGTGGATGGCATCACCTCCACGGCTTTGCTCAAGGATTTCTTCGCGCGTCGGGGCATGGATATCCTCTATCACCTGCCCAACCGGCTTGAGGAGGGCTACGGCATGAACGTGGAGGGCGTGGGAGCCCTGCGCGAGCAGGGGGCCGACATTCTTCTGACCGTGGACTGCGGCATTTCCGATATCGCGCCTGTGGCGCGCGCCCGGGAACTGGGCATGACCGTGGTGGTCACGGACCATCATCTGCCCGGCGAGACCCTGCCGGACGCACATGCCGTCTGCGACCCCAGACTCGGACCGGACGATTCCCCGTGCGCAGACCTTGCCGGGGTCGGCGTGGCCTTCATGCTGGCCGCGGCCCTGAATTCGCGTCTGCCGGGCGACCGCATCGATATTCGTTGCCTGCTGGATTTCGTGGCGCTCGGCACCATTGCGGACGTGGTCCGGCTCACGAATCAGAATCGCATTCTGGTCAAGAACGGGCTGCTGCTCATCAAGGAGGCCAAACGGCCCGGCATTGCCGCACTCAAGCTGGTCAGCGACTATGACCGGCATGCCGAACTCGGGGCAGGGCAGATCGGCTTCAATCTGGCTCCGCGCATCAATGCGGCGGGGCGCATGGGCGACCCGGGCAAGGCGCTGGACCTGCTTCTTGCCGAGGACATGGAGACCGCCATGCCCATTGCCGAGGAACTGAACCGGGTCAATGCCGAGCGGCGGTTGCAGGAGCAGGTCATCACGACCGAGGCGCTGGGACAGGCCAAAAAAATGCGCGACAGGGCCGGGCTGGTCCTGTTTGCGGAGCACTGGCATCCCGGCATCATCGGCATCGTGGCCTCCCGTGTGGTGGAAAAGCACTACAAGCCCACGCTCATGCTCTGCGCTCCGGAAAACGGCAACGGCCTGATCAAGGGGTCGGGCCGGAGCATCAGCGAGTTCGACCTGTTCGGCGGATTGAATGCCGTATCCGATCTGCTGGCCGGATTCGGCGGGCACAAGCTTGCGGCAGGGCTTTCCATGGAGCCGGACAATCTGGAGGCATTGCGGGACGCCTTTGACAAGGCCGTGACCGACGAGATCGGGCCGCATCCCCTGACGCCTACCCTGAAACTGGACCGGGAACTGCCGTTCTCCCTGATCGACAACACCCTGCTCAGGGAACTGGAACTGCTTCAGCCGTTCGGCATGGGCAATCCCGAGCCCGTGTTTGCCTCGGCTCCGGTCAAGGTGGCCGAGTACCGGGTCTTCGGCAGGGAGCGGGAACACCTCAAGCTGGTGCTTGCGGATGCGGAGACCGGGGCACGGCTTCCGGCCAAGCTCTGGCGCATGGCCGGGGAATTGCCTTCGGATGTTCTGGGCGAGACCATGCGGTTTGCATTCACCCCGAAAATCGATCGGTACAATGGCATTCCCAGCATTGATTTGCGGATTCGGGACTGGTTGACCTGA
- a CDS encoding HDOD domain-containing protein, with translation MNQESVQALLREIPRMREDLPFSPEMLKRLFEQTGGNSMASLEEVGSTLSRDQGLTTRILSMANSAYYGLQAEVTSVNRAAAVLGMKEIRNIVLALGVRELTGKHGLPEEFDLQAYWTHQFFVAMVCRELSRLIDVGVPDNLFTAGMLHDIGKLIIAMKRPGDWSVIQSLTEEQELTDAEAEDEHWGMDHAVIGALVLRTWDLPPDLVEPVNWHHAPDLSPAHSSESGLLCLADCAAHAAADPESPYAVRMESLCPDVGVEPQEIAELAEDLLDSEDIEQFASLLA, from the coding sequence ATGAATCAGGAAAGTGTACAGGCGTTGTTGCGCGAGATTCCCAGAATGCGCGAGGACCTTCCGTTTTCTCCGGAAATGCTGAAGCGGCTTTTCGAACAGACCGGCGGAAATTCCATGGCCTCCCTAGAGGAAGTCGGGTCCACCCTGAGCCGGGATCAGGGCCTGACCACCCGCATCCTGAGCATGGCCAATTCCGCGTATTACGGGCTTCAGGCCGAGGTCACGTCCGTGAACCGGGCCGCAGCCGTGCTGGGCATGAAGGAAATTCGGAACATCGTGCTTGCTCTGGGCGTACGGGAATTGACCGGAAAGCATGGCCTGCCCGAGGAATTCGATCTTCAGGCCTACTGGACGCATCAGTTCTTCGTGGCCATGGTCTGCCGCGAACTGTCCCGGCTCATCGATGTCGGTGTTCCCGACAACCTTTTCACCGCAGGCATGCTGCATGACATCGGCAAGCTCATCATCGCCATGAAGCGGCCCGGGGACTGGTCAGTGATACAGAGCCTGACCGAGGAACAGGAACTGACCGATGCCGAGGCCGAAGACGAGCACTGGGGAATGGATCATGCCGTGATCGGCGCGCTCGTGCTCAGGACATGGGACCTGCCGCCCGATCTCGTGGAGCCCGTGAACTGGCATCATGCCCCGGATTTGTCTCCGGCACACTCCTCCGAATCCGGCCTGTTGTGTCTGGCCGATTGCGCTGCCCATGCCGCGGCCGACCCGGAAAGCCCGTATGCGGTGCGCATGGAGAGCCTGTGTCCGGATGTCGGCGTGGAACCGCAGGAAATTGCGGAACTGGCCGAGGACCTGCTGGATTCCGAGGATATAGAGCAGTTCGCATCCCTTCTCGCATGA
- a CDS encoding tetratricopeptide repeat protein: protein MAEGDAQTPGHEVVGLGREKIKGVFSTQSVAKVGTGTTQRRTIQKTYWSVEELPGDKVSVQPLNRNYVPSGPRRDIPKDEFLSKFNPEPEFYMTTVFPAIREMDDAVVRGEKNRERGAAYSAEFEFKRATSIDEENVRANFGLGLTYLDRGDQVKANDIFERLVTLEAAFQSEHKHLFNDFGINMRKNRMYDQALKYYLRAEELVQNDEHLFHNIARCYFEKGDIANCRKYLKKSLEVNPELKESKLFLEYLRKQGHLGPNGAENGSLNLD, encoded by the coding sequence ATGGCTGAAGGCGATGCCCAGACTCCCGGACACGAGGTCGTCGGTCTCGGTCGGGAAAAGATCAAGGGCGTGTTTTCCACCCAGTCCGTTGCCAAGGTAGGCACGGGCACCACGCAACGTCGCACGATCCAGAAGACCTACTGGAGCGTGGAAGAGCTTCCGGGCGACAAGGTGTCGGTGCAACCCCTGAATCGCAATTATGTCCCTTCCGGCCCCAGGCGCGACATCCCCAAGGACGAGTTTCTGTCCAAGTTCAATCCCGAACCCGAATTCTACATGACCACGGTGTTTCCGGCCATCCGCGAGATGGACGATGCCGTGGTGCGCGGGGAGAAGAACCGCGAACGCGGAGCCGCGTATTCCGCGGAGTTCGAATTCAAGCGCGCCACCTCGATCGACGAGGAAAACGTGCGCGCCAACTTCGGCCTTGGCCTGACCTATCTGGATCGCGGGGATCAGGTGAAGGCCAATGACATCTTCGAGCGGCTCGTGACCCTTGAGGCCGCATTCCAAAGCGAGCACAAGCATCTGTTCAACGATTTCGGCATCAACATGCGCAAGAACAGGATGTATGATCAGGCGCTCAAGTATTACCTTCGGGCCGAGGAACTGGTCCAGAATGACGAGCATCTTTTCCATAACATCGCCCGGTGCTACTTTGAAAAGGGCGATATCGCGAATTGCAGGAAGTACCTGAAAAAGAGTCTTGAAGTGAATCCGGAACTGAAAGAGAGCAAACTGTTTCTGGAGTATCTCCGCAAACAGGGGCATCTTGGTCCGAATGGAGCCGAAAACGGTTCGCTGAACCTTGATTAG
- the pyrF gene encoding orotidine-5'-phosphate decarboxylase, whose protein sequence is MAELVVALDFKDAKSALDMAGRLRGTASWMKVGMELFSAEGPSVVAGLKGMGFKVFLDLKFFDIPNTVQGAIRSSVALGVDMVNIHILGGRRMAEAAMQGCLEGTPVGAEPPLVLGVTMLTSMEEGDLPVRHAPAPGEMVLDLAVKAKQYGLNGVVCSGLEARKIKASCGPGFICLTPGIRPAGHDRGDQRRVVTPAEAIRLGSDFLVVGRPVTGAESPEVAARAILEEMQSA, encoded by the coding sequence GTGGCTGAACTTGTCGTTGCGCTTGATTTCAAGGATGCGAAGTCCGCACTGGACATGGCCGGTCGGCTTCGGGGAACCGCCTCGTGGATGAAGGTGGGCATGGAGTTGTTCTCGGCCGAGGGACCGTCCGTGGTGGCCGGACTCAAGGGCATGGGCTTCAAGGTTTTTCTGGACCTCAAGTTCTTCGACATTCCCAATACCGTGCAGGGCGCGATCCGTTCTTCCGTCGCCTTGGGCGTGGACATGGTCAACATCCACATTCTGGGCGGCAGGCGCATGGCCGAGGCTGCCATGCAGGGCTGTCTGGAAGGTACTCCTGTCGGGGCCGAACCTCCTCTGGTGCTGGGCGTGACCATGCTCACCAGCATGGAAGAGGGCGACCTGCCCGTGCGCCATGCCCCTGCTCCCGGGGAGATGGTGCTTGACCTGGCTGTGAAAGCCAAGCAATATGGCTTGAATGGGGTGGTTTGTTCCGGGCTGGAGGCTCGGAAGATCAAGGCATCCTGTGGTCCGGGCTTCATCTGCCTGACCCCGGGCATCCGGCCTGCCGGGCACGATCGCGGAGATCAGCGGCGCGTTGTCACGCCTGCGGAAGCGATTCGGCTGGGATCGGATTTTCTGGTTGTCGGACGGCCCGTGACCGGTGCCGAGTCGCCGGAGGTGGCGGCCCGGGCCATATTGGAGGAAATGCAGTCGGCGTAA
- the gmk gene encoding guanylate kinase: MLVICAPSGTGKSTLISKLRQEFPDFGFSVSYTTRDPREGEEDGVHYNFVSRDRFVAMRSKGEFCEWAEVHGNFYGTATTPVRKMLDAGQDVLFDIDVQGASQLRKVFPEGVFVFLLPPSREELLSRLSGRGTDSEDSIARRMKNAEGELREAHWFDYWVVNDDLDEAYRELRAVYLAGLTLPALRPGLLESVLDTWEEDRG, encoded by the coding sequence ATGCTGGTCATCTGCGCACCGAGCGGCACCGGAAAGAGCACTCTCATATCCAAGCTGAGGCAGGAATTCCCGGATTTCGGATTTTCGGTTTCCTATACCACCCGTGATCCCCGTGAAGGGGAAGAGGACGGGGTGCACTACAATTTCGTGTCCCGTGACAGGTTCGTGGCCATGCGTTCCAAGGGCGAATTCTGCGAATGGGCCGAGGTGCACGGCAACTTCTACGGCACGGCCACGACTCCGGTCCGAAAGATGCTGGACGCCGGACAGGACGTGCTGTTCGACATCGACGTACAGGGTGCGAGTCAGCTCAGGAAGGTCTTTCCCGAAGGCGTGTTCGTGTTTCTGCTGCCACCTTCCCGCGAGGAGCTGCTCAGCCGCCTTTCCGGGCGTGGTACGGATTCCGAGGACTCCATTGCCCGGCGCATGAAGAATGCCGAGGGCGAGCTGCGCGAGGCGCACTGGTTCGACTACTGGGTCGTCAACGATGATCTGGACGAGGCATACCGCGAACTGCGGGCCGTGTATCTTGCCGGTCTCACTTTGCCTGCGTTGCGGCCCGGCCTGCTGGAATCCGTTCTCGACACCTGGGAGGAAGATCGTGGCTGA
- a CDS encoding DUF370 domain-containing protein — MQNQNHKQKLLNVGFGNFVVTNRVVGIVNPTSAPMRRLREDARQEGRLVDATQGRKTRAIIITDSNHVILSAIQAETIGQRFTAEEGE; from the coding sequence ATGCAGAATCAGAATCACAAGCAGAAGCTGTTGAACGTGGGATTCGGCAATTTCGTGGTCACGAACCGGGTGGTGGGCATCGTGAATCCCACCTCCGCGCCCATGCGCCGCCTGCGCGAGGATGCACGTCAGGAAGGCCGACTCGTCGATGCGACTCAGGGCCGCAAGACCCGCGCCATCATCATCACGGATTCCAATCATGTCATTCTTTCGGCCATTCAGGCCGAGACCATAGGCCAACGTTTCACCGCCGAGGAGGGCGAGTAG
- a CDS encoding YicC/YloC family endoribonuclease → MPASMTGYGRCETREDNWSHVWEIRSVNGRFLDVKWRIPNSLRSLEAGWEKQVRKHASRGRVDIFLNMELLRADLLDVTLNKPLAEAMIDQLQGLAEKRGASFEPDLNKIFGMSSLWRDNNSEPDEGLARSLSEGLEGALRDWIGARRGEGEIMARDIKERLVFLRDVAQKIGERVPVVLEEKKAGLEQRIREMLDKVGADLNEDRMLQEVAYLTDKLDVSEELTRLAAHLDRLDEVVLSDKEVGKKLDFLIQETFREINTCGNKAQDTEVSRLVVDFKAELEKCREQVQNIE, encoded by the coding sequence ATGCCAGCAAGCATGACCGGCTACGGCCGATGCGAAACGCGAGAAGACAACTGGTCCCACGTGTGGGAAATCCGCAGCGTGAACGGCAGATTTCTGGACGTGAAGTGGCGGATTCCCAATTCCCTGCGCAGCCTTGAGGCCGGGTGGGAAAAGCAGGTGCGCAAGCATGCGTCCCGCGGCCGCGTGGATATCTTTCTGAACATGGAGCTGCTCAGGGCCGACCTGCTGGACGTGACCCTGAACAAGCCCTTGGCCGAAGCCATGATCGACCAGCTTCAGGGGCTTGCCGAAAAGCGCGGCGCGTCCTTCGAGCCGGACCTGAACAAGATCTTCGGCATGTCCTCCCTGTGGCGCGACAACAACAGCGAGCCTGACGAAGGACTGGCCAGAAGCCTGTCCGAAGGGCTGGAAGGCGCATTGCGCGACTGGATCGGTGCACGGCGCGGCGAAGGCGAGATCATGGCTCGGGACATCAAGGAACGCCTCGTGTTCCTGCGCGACGTTGCGCAGAAGATCGGGGAACGCGTGCCTGTGGTTCTGGAGGAAAAGAAGGCCGGACTGGAACAGCGCATCCGCGAGATGCTGGACAAGGTCGGAGCCGATCTGAACGAGGACCGCATGCTTCAGGAAGTCGCCTACCTGACCGACAAGCTGGACGTGTCCGAAGAGTTGACGCGACTGGCCGCGCATCTGGATCGGCTGGACGAGGTCGTCCTGTCCGACAAGGAAGTGGGCAAGAAGCTCGATTTCCTGATTCAGGAAACCTTTCGGGAAATCAATACCTGCGGCAACAAGGCTCAGGACACCGAGGTCAGCCGACTTGTCGTGGATTTCAAGGCGGAACTGGAAAAGTGCCGCGAACAGGTGCAGAACATCGAATAA
- a CDS encoding DUF4416 family protein has translation MSTPIIPAPGLLIISVLSAKWDECWPGLLHELEGKFGCAEHVSEEIPFDQTEYYDAELGTPISRRLLAFEELRPLDELAGIKLFTNSVEQARSRDGKRIFNLDPGFVTLERLVLATGKNYSHRIYLGSGIWADLTLMWQKRQWQVFPWTFPDYAGEEMKSRLTKLRQSYKSKLKKIED, from the coding sequence GTGAGCACGCCGATCATTCCGGCCCCGGGCCTGCTGATCATTTCCGTGCTCAGCGCCAAATGGGACGAGTGCTGGCCCGGGTTGCTGCATGAACTGGAAGGGAAGTTCGGATGCGCCGAACACGTGTCCGAGGAAATTCCCTTTGACCAGACCGAGTATTACGACGCGGAACTGGGCACGCCCATCTCCCGCAGGCTGCTGGCCTTCGAGGAGTTGCGGCCCCTTGATGAACTGGCCGGAATCAAGCTGTTCACCAACAGCGTGGAGCAGGCCCGTTCCCGTGACGGAAAACGTATTTTCAATCTGGACCCCGGGTTCGTGACCCTGGAGCGTCTGGTGCTGGCCACGGGCAAGAACTACTCGCACCGCATCTATCTGGGCAGCGGCATCTGGGCCGACCTGACCCTGATGTGGCAGAAGCGGCAGTGGCAGGTGTTTCCGTGGACGTTCCCGGATTACGCAGGCGAGGAAATGAAATCGCGGCTGACAAAATTGCGCCAGTCGTATAAGAGCAAGCTCAAGAAAATCGAGGATTGA